In Candidatus Desulfofervidus auxilii, one genomic interval encodes:
- the rsfS gene encoding ribosome silencing factor, whose product MKKKISLKAAISKKAMNISLLDLRGFSNFTDYFLIMSGSSDRHTQAIAQEILTKMKEHGYSPIGIEGFNQGHWILLDYGDLVIHIFFEPIRAYYDLEGLWIEVPRIDWQKLYSLKGED is encoded by the coding sequence ATGAAAAAAAAGATTAGTCTTAAAGCAGCTATTTCTAAAAAGGCCATGAATATATCATTACTTGACTTACGGGGTTTTTCTAATTTTACAGACTATTTCTTGATTATGAGTGGAAGCTCAGATAGGCATACTCAAGCCATTGCCCAAGAGATTTTAACAAAGATGAAAGAACATGGGTATAGCCCCATAGGGATAGAAGGCTTTAACCAGGGTCACTGGATACTTTTAGATTATGGTGACCTGGTGATTCACATCTTTTTTGAGCCTATTAGGGCATATTATGACTTAGAGGGTTTATGGATAGAAGTTCCTAGAATCGATTGGCAAAAACTATATTCGTTAAAAGGAGAAGATTAA
- the nadD gene encoding nicotinate-nucleotide adenylyltransferase: MKIGILGGTFNPIHLGHLRAAEEVREKLDFEKVIFIPCGIPPHRPVDELVSFPHRYQMVNLAIADNPHFYVSKIEGIRDGKSYTVDTLKLLLQKEKDAEFYFILGLDAFLGIDTWKSPQTLFKLAHFVVIPRKSFTKEQILPILNKFFSDVKTEEDSFFLPSGKIIYYCPITLLNISASQIRRLVRENKSIRYLVPKVVEEYIQRFNFYRGGDEKKD; this comes from the coding sequence GTGAAAATAGGTATTTTAGGAGGAACTTTTAACCCTATTCATCTTGGACATTTAAGGGCGGCTGAAGAAGTTAGGGAAAAACTGGATTTTGAAAAGGTCATCTTTATCCCGTGTGGGATTCCCCCTCACCGTCCAGTAGATGAACTTGTGTCCTTTCCCCACCGTTATCAAATGGTTAATTTGGCTATTGCTGACAATCCTCACTTTTATGTATCTAAAATTGAAGGAATCAGGGATGGGAAATCTTATACTGTGGATACCTTAAAACTTCTCTTACAAAAAGAAAAGGATGCTGAATTTTATTTCATTCTTGGATTGGATGCCTTCTTGGGTATTGATACCTGGAAATCACCCCAAACACTTTTTAAACTAGCTCATTTTGTGGTTATACCTAGAAAAAGTTTTACTAAAGAGCAAATATTGCCCATTCTAAACAAATTTTTCTCTGATGTAAAAACTGAGGAAGATTCATTTTTTCTTCCTTCAGGCAAAATTATTTACTATTGTCCTATCACTTTGCTAAATATTTCGGCTTCCCAAATTAGAAGATTGGTTAGAGAAAATAAATCAATTCGCTATCTTGTTCCTAAGGTTGTGGAGGAATACATTCAGCGGTTTAATTTCTATAGAGGAGGGGATGAAAAAAAAGATTAG
- a CDS encoding glutamate-5-semialdehyde dehydrogenase, with product MEIKEQISLMAKTAKEMAPAIATAKTDVKNKALKKIAQGLKDQLASLLEANAKDVAYAQEKGLSKAMIDRLTLTEDRVEGMINNLYEVIALPDPVGNITKMWLRPNGLKVGRMRIPLGVIGMIYEARPDATIEAAALCLKAGNVVILRGGSEAINSNIILGNIMTAALVKAGLPEKAIQVVPITDRDAVLALLEMEEYIDLIIPRGGEGLIRFVTEHAKMPVLKHYKGVCHVYVDDKADLEKAKKICFNAKVQRPGVCNAMETLLVHEGIAEKFLPDMLKTFSQAGVEIRGCPKTCNLFPSAKAATEEDWPAEYLDLILAVKIVADMEEAINHIAKYGSNHTEAIVTENYSRAWEFLEKVDASVVLVNASTRFNDGNQLGLGSEIGISTSKLHAYGPMSLEELTTTKFIVFGEGQIRT from the coding sequence GTGGAAATTAAAGAACAAATTTCTTTAATGGCAAAAACAGCTAAAGAAATGGCTCCGGCAATAGCAACAGCCAAAACGGATGTCAAAAACAAAGCCTTAAAGAAAATTGCTCAGGGATTGAAAGACCAACTTGCTTCTTTATTAGAAGCTAATGCTAAAGATGTGGCTTATGCTCAAGAAAAAGGCCTTTCTAAGGCCATGATTGATAGACTCACCCTTACGGAAGACAGAGTAGAGGGGATGATAAATAATCTTTATGAAGTCATCGCTTTGCCTGACCCTGTGGGTAATATTACGAAAATGTGGCTGCGGCCCAATGGTCTAAAAGTAGGGAGAATGCGAATTCCTTTGGGGGTGATTGGTATGATTTATGAAGCTCGGCCTGATGCTACGATAGAAGCAGCCGCCTTATGTCTTAAAGCAGGCAATGTGGTAATTTTAAGGGGTGGTTCTGAGGCTATTAACTCAAACATCATACTGGGTAATATCATGACTGCAGCCTTAGTGAAGGCAGGATTACCAGAAAAGGCTATTCAAGTGGTACCTATTACAGATAGAGATGCTGTTTTGGCCTTATTAGAAATGGAAGAATATATAGACCTAATTATTCCCAGAGGTGGTGAAGGATTAATAAGATTTGTCACTGAGCACGCCAAAATGCCTGTATTAAAACATTATAAAGGTGTGTGTCATGTTTATGTAGATGATAAGGCAGATTTAGAAAAGGCAAAAAAAATTTGCTTCAATGCCAAGGTGCAAAGACCAGGTGTTTGCAATGCTATGGAAACCTTACTTGTCCATGAAGGCATAGCAGAGAAATTTTTGCCTGATATGTTAAAAACCTTTTCCCAAGCAGGCGTGGAAATTAGAGGGTGTCCCAAGACTTGCAATCTGTTCCCATCAGCCAAGGCTGCCACAGAAGAAGATTGGCCAGCAGAGTATTTGGATTTAATCTTGGCAGTGAAGATAGTAGCTGATATGGAAGAGGCCATAAACCACATCGCTAAATATGGCTCTAATCATACAGAAGCTATAGTAACTGAAAACTATTCTCGCGCCTGGGAATTTCTGGAGAAAGTAGACGCTTCAGTAGTATTAGTAAATGCCTCTACTAGATTTAATGACGGAAATCAGTTGGGATTAGGTTCAGAAATTGGCATTAGCACCTCTAAACTGCATGCCTATGGTCCTATGAGTTTAGAAGAATTGACGACTACAAAATTTATTGTCTTTGGAGAAGGGCAAATTAGAACTTAA
- a CDS encoding ParA family protein: MTRVIAIANQKGGVGKTTTAINLSTSLALLKKQVLLVDCDAQTNASSGLGLSINGVNLYEVLVGRIPITQAIKPTCVTGLRCITGHPDLTGIEVELALFSKREHRLKHHLAALRSVYDFIFLDCPPSLGIITINALTAADTVLIPVQCEYYALEGLTQLLKTIKLIKQRVNSTLRIEGFLLTMFDKRNILSQQIETEVRKHFKEYTFKTVISRNVRLGEAPSHGLPVFFYDRKCRGAEQYFQLAQEFLARDKRG, translated from the coding sequence ATGACGAGGGTTATTGCTATTGCTAACCAAAAAGGTGGGGTAGGGAAAACTACCACTGCTATAAATCTTTCTACCTCTCTTGCTTTACTAAAAAAGCAGGTGCTTTTAGTAGATTGTGATGCTCAGACTAATGCTAGTAGTGGATTGGGTCTCTCTATCAATGGGGTAAATCTTTATGAGGTTTTAGTGGGGAGAATACCTATTACTCAGGCCATAAAACCCACTTGTGTAACTGGGTTAAGATGTATTACTGGCCATCCCGATTTAACAGGTATTGAGGTAGAATTGGCCTTGTTTTCCAAAAGAGAGCACCGGCTTAAACACCATTTGGCAGCATTAAGGTCTGTTTATGATTTTATATTCTTAGATTGTCCTCCTTCTTTAGGTATTATTACTATAAATGCCCTTACCGCCGCTGACACAGTGTTAATTCCTGTTCAATGTGAATATTACGCCTTGGAAGGATTGACCCAATTGCTTAAAACTATTAAACTTATTAAACAACGGGTCAATTCGACCCTAAGAATAGAAGGGTTTTTGTTAACTATGTTTGATAAAAGAAATATTCTTTCTCAACAGATAGAGACTGAGGTAAGGAAACATTTTAAGGAATATACTTTTAAGACAGTTATATCTCGTAATGTGCGTTTAGGAGAAGCACCCAGTCATGGCCTTCCAGTGTTTTTTTACGACAGAAAATGCCGAGGGGCAGAGCAGTATTTCCAATTAGCTCAAGAGTTTTTAGCACGGGATAAAAGAGGTTAA